Proteins from a genomic interval of Musa acuminata AAA Group cultivar baxijiao chromosome BXJ1-9, Cavendish_Baxijiao_AAA, whole genome shotgun sequence:
- the LOC135593338 gene encoding protein TIFY 10c-like encodes MAEKMGKRGAKAGEKSQFSITCSLLNQYLKKKGSLGTIGLDMSPWPLGHQLTEKHRAPTTLSLLPGVSVFAEDHTDHGADQHAPKPAVPPVTEESASNKEMEKAQLTIFYGGKVLVFDHFPEDKAKDLEQMAGKETCTAAPNLVLFSSTSGSQLPALHGLPKPAQDMPIARRNSLHRFLEKRKDRINTEAPYQVHGVLPALPDVAKQGGSRSWLGLGRRAPKQEHSSESSR; translated from the exons atggCAGAGAAGATGGGAAAAAGAGGTGCGAAGGCCGGGGAGAAGTCCCAGTTCTCAATCACCTGCAGCCTCTTGAATCAGTACTTGAAGAAGAAGGGCAGCTTGGGTACCATTGGCCTTGACATGTCCCCATGGCCTCTTGGCCACCAACTTACAG AGAAGCACCGGGCTCCCACCACCTTGAGTTTGCTACCTGGAGTTAGTGTGTTCGCTGAAGACCATACCGACCATGGCGCAGACCAACATGCTCCAAAACCTGCTGTTCCTCCGGTCACGGAGGAATCTGCAAGCAACAA GGAGATGGAGAAGGCCCAGCTGACGATCTTTTACGGCGGAAAGGTGCTTGTTTTCGATCATTTCCCAGAAGACAAGGCCAAAGATCTGGAACAGATGGCAGGCAAAGAGACCTGCACTGCAGCTCCAAATCTCGTGCTCTTCTCGTCGACCTCCGGTAGTCAGCTACCGGCGCTGCACGGCCTGCCAAAGCCCGCCCAGG ATATGCCCATAGCCAGAAGGAACTCTCTTCATCGGTTCCTGGAGAAGAGGAAGGATCG GATCAACACCGAGGCACCATATCAAGTCCATGGAGTCCTCCCAGCATTGCCGGATGTGGCGAAGCAAGGAGGAAGCCGTTCCTGGCTCGGCTTGGGGCGACGAGCTCCGAAGCAAGAACACAGTTCTGAGAGCAGCAGATAG